The proteins below come from a single Edaphobacter acidisoli genomic window:
- a CDS encoding uracil-DNA glycosylase, whose protein sequence is MGSVAPSKVQKTASVLKQLDEAIVNCELCPRLREYCQRIAQTKRRAYQDQTYWGRPVPGFGDLHPRILVLGLAPGAHGANRTGRMFTGDGSGYFMYPVLYDAGLANQPTAVSRDDGLKLHHTRILSIVRCAPPADKPTPAEIRNCAPYLAREIDALPTVRVVLCLGKIAFDSYLSYLHRAGVISRKSEYKFAHAAEYALPNGVQLLASYHPSLRNTNTGRLDRTMFLSIFMRARELAGLDA, encoded by the coding sequence ATGGGATCAGTGGCACCCTCCAAAGTACAAAAGACAGCCAGCGTTCTGAAGCAGCTTGACGAAGCCATCGTCAACTGCGAACTCTGCCCGCGTCTGCGCGAATACTGCCAGCGCATCGCCCAAACCAAACGCCGCGCCTACCAGGATCAAACCTACTGGGGGCGCCCCGTTCCTGGTTTTGGCGACCTTCATCCCCGAATCCTCGTCCTCGGCCTCGCACCCGGAGCGCACGGCGCCAACCGCACCGGCCGCATGTTCACCGGCGACGGCTCCGGATACTTCATGTATCCCGTTCTCTATGACGCAGGATTGGCCAATCAGCCTACAGCCGTCAGCCGTGACGACGGCCTTAAACTGCATCACACGCGTATTCTCTCCATCGTCCGTTGCGCGCCACCGGCGGACAAGCCCACGCCTGCAGAGATACGCAACTGTGCCCCGTATCTGGCACGCGAAATCGACGCGCTGCCCACCGTCCGCGTCGTTCTTTGTCTTGGAAAGATTGCCTTCGACAGCTATCTCTCGTACCTGCATCGTGCCGGCGTCATCTCCCGCAAGTCGGAGTACAAATTTGCCCACGCCGCCGAATACGCGCTGCCCAACGGCGTCCAGCTCCTCGCCTCGTATCATCCGTCCCTGCGCAACACCAACACCGGCCGTTTGGACCGCACCATGTTTCTGAGCATCTTCATGCGGGCAAGGGAACTGGCTGGTCTCGACGCCTGA